A genomic stretch from Rhodanobacter soli includes:
- a CDS encoding MFS transporter, with product MSKLTSLELRSALTLACVISLRLFGLFLIMPVFSLYAKTMPGSTGFMIGLALGVYGIGQVLLQIPLGLLSDRVGRKPAITLGLLLFALGGLIAAMSHTLTGIAIGRAVQGMGAVAGAGIALAADLTAEENRGKVMGIIGVSIGLAFLLALILGPPLEAIAGLPGLFAATSILALVSLALLWLIVPTPARARAPAAAGFGQMLAMLRDSRMLVLNGSVFFLHALLTASFVGLPLLLANTLHLPVNRHWELYLPVMTVAAFVMGATMHHMREIAQSLRIVMVCVVAIGLALLGFALSGSHIAVFGVAAAVFFSAFNLLEAALPSLVSRLAPAHLRGAAMGAYSTSQFVGAFVGGTFGGIALGRLGPDGVFVCAAALTLLWLPLVIAGSRRIGRAAVAQPLPV from the coding sequence GTGAGCAAACTCACGAGCCTGGAACTGCGCAGCGCGTTGACGCTGGCCTGCGTGATCAGCCTGCGCCTGTTCGGCCTGTTCCTGATCATGCCGGTGTTCTCGCTGTACGCGAAGACGATGCCCGGCTCCACCGGCTTCATGATCGGGCTGGCGCTGGGCGTCTACGGCATCGGCCAGGTGCTGCTGCAGATTCCGCTGGGGCTGCTGTCCGACCGCGTCGGGCGCAAGCCGGCGATCACCCTGGGTTTGCTGCTGTTCGCGCTGGGCGGGCTGATCGCGGCGATGTCGCACACGCTCACCGGCATCGCGATCGGTCGCGCGGTGCAGGGCATGGGCGCGGTGGCAGGCGCCGGCATCGCGCTGGCGGCGGATCTCACCGCCGAGGAGAACCGCGGCAAGGTGATGGGCATCATCGGCGTGTCGATCGGCCTGGCGTTCCTGCTGGCGCTGATCCTGGGACCGCCGCTGGAGGCGATCGCCGGATTGCCCGGCCTGTTCGCCGCCACCTCGATCCTGGCGCTGGTTTCGCTGGCGCTGCTGTGGCTGATCGTACCCACGCCGGCGCGCGCCCGTGCGCCGGCCGCGGCCGGCTTCGGCCAGATGCTGGCGATGCTGCGCGACAGCCGCATGCTGGTGTTGAACGGCTCGGTGTTCTTCCTGCATGCGCTGCTCACCGCCAGCTTCGTCGGGCTGCCGCTGCTGCTGGCGAACACGCTGCATCTGCCGGTGAACCGTCATTGGGAGCTGTACCTGCCGGTGATGACGGTGGCCGCCTTCGTGATGGGCGCAACCATGCACCACATGCGCGAGATCGCGCAGAGCCTGCGCATCGTGATGGTGTGCGTGGTGGCGATCGGGCTGGCCCTGCTCGGCTTCGCGCTGTCCGGCAGCCACATCGCCGTGTTCGGCGTGGCCGCGGCGGTATTCTTTTCCGCCTTCAACCTGCTGGAGGCAGCCTTGCCCAGCCTGGTGTCGCGGCTGGCGCCGGCGCACCTGCGCGGTGCGGCGATGGGTGCGTACTCGACCAGCCAGTTCGTCGGCGCATTCGTGGGCGGCACGTTCGGCGGCATCGCGCTGGGCCGGCTCGGCCCGGACGGCGTGTTCGTCTGCGCCGCGGCGCTGACCCTGCTGTGGCTGCCGCTGGTGATCGCCGGCTCGCGGCGGATCGGCCGCGCTGCCGTCGCACAGCCACTGCCCGTTTAG
- a CDS encoding TorF family putative porin codes for MRALALALATVAAALVPGLANGMPASSITGNVALTSDYLFRGLTQSWGRPAIQGGGDYTDPDSFAAGFWASSVSERSYPGGTLELDLYASYGLAINNEWSWRAGIYGYAYPGANLDQAGLASRSPNTVEANVAVGWRQFTLKYSRALTDYFGVGTEQGYRGDSRGTGYLQLDATFPLNDAWSLALHAGHTHYTTILATPLANGARDPSYSDIGATLKYLAAAHWSLSAGLTYATNADFYRRTSSFLDVGDTRDVGGSRGFVMLQGSF; via the coding sequence ATGCGCGCCCTCGCCCTCGCCCTCGCCACGGTTGCCGCGGCACTCGTCCCCGGCCTCGCCAACGGCATGCCGGCAAGCAGCATCACCGGCAATGTCGCGCTGACCTCCGACTACCTGTTCCGCGGCCTCACCCAGAGCTGGGGCCGGCCGGCGATCCAGGGCGGCGGCGACTACACCGATCCGGACAGTTTTGCCGCCGGCTTCTGGGCTTCGAGCGTCAGCGAGCGCAGCTATCCAGGCGGCACGCTGGAACTGGACTTGTACGCCAGCTACGGCCTGGCGATCAACAACGAATGGTCATGGCGTGCCGGCATCTATGGCTACGCCTATCCCGGTGCCAATCTCGATCAGGCCGGGCTCGCATCGCGTTCGCCCAATACGGTCGAGGCCAACGTCGCGGTGGGCTGGAGGCAGTTCACGCTGAAGTACAGCCGCGCGCTCACCGATTATTTCGGGGTGGGCACGGAGCAGGGCTATCGCGGTGATTCCAGAGGCACCGGTTACCTGCAGCTGGACGCCACCTTCCCGTTGAACGACGCATGGAGCCTGGCGCTGCATGCCGGCCACACGCACTACACCACCATCTTGGCCACGCCGCTGGCCAACGGCGCGCGCGATCCAAGCTACAGCGATATCGGCGCCACGCTGAAGTACCTGGCCGCCGCGCACTGGTCGCTGAGTGCAGGCCTCACCTACGCCACCAACGCGGATTTCTACCGCCGCACTTCCAGCTTCCTCGATGTCGGTGACACGCGCGATGTCGGCGGTTCGCGCGGCTTCGTGATGCTGCAAGGTAGTTTCTGA
- a CDS encoding DedA family protein/thiosulfate sulfurtransferase GlpE produces the protein MIALIAQYGMLLVFLNVLVTQLGAPVPAVPTLVVAGALAAGGQVPALGVLLVTVVACLLSDALWYAAGRRYGAGVMRLLCRISLSPDSCVQRSELQFQRWRGQVLLIAKFVPGLATVAPPLVGAMGLAPSAFVLFDGLGSLLWAAVAIGLGYVFAAQIDDLLAAIANAGTLALEVLLGLLALYVVARWWQRRHLLRTLRMARITVEELERALKSEPAPVVLDVRAEGSRLLDARVLPGALLLDDRGIDRSVHDIPLDRELVVYCNCPNEVSAARVAKILIAQGYRRVRPLLGGLDAWDAAGYPVDRLPAPVGVADDGVARATG, from the coding sequence ATCATCGCGCTGATCGCGCAGTACGGCATGCTGCTGGTGTTCCTCAACGTGCTGGTGACCCAGCTCGGTGCGCCGGTGCCGGCGGTGCCGACGCTGGTGGTGGCCGGTGCGCTGGCGGCGGGCGGGCAGGTGCCGGCGCTCGGCGTGCTGCTGGTCACCGTGGTCGCGTGCCTGCTCAGCGACGCGCTGTGGTATGCGGCCGGGCGGCGCTACGGTGCGGGCGTGATGCGCCTGCTGTGCCGCATCTCGCTGTCGCCGGATTCGTGCGTGCAGCGCTCCGAACTGCAGTTCCAGCGCTGGCGCGGGCAGGTCCTGCTGATCGCCAAGTTCGTGCCCGGGCTGGCCACGGTGGCGCCGCCGCTGGTGGGCGCGATGGGCCTGGCACCGTCCGCGTTCGTGCTGTTCGACGGACTGGGTTCGCTGCTGTGGGCCGCGGTGGCGATCGGACTGGGCTATGTCTTCGCCGCGCAGATCGACGACCTGCTGGCGGCCATCGCCAATGCCGGCACGCTCGCGCTGGAAGTGCTGCTGGGTCTGCTGGCGCTGTACGTCGTCGCGCGCTGGTGGCAACGCCGGCATCTGCTGCGCACGCTGCGGATGGCGCGCATCACGGTCGAGGAACTGGAGCGGGCGCTGAAGTCGGAGCCGGCACCGGTGGTGCTCGACGTGCGGGCGGAGGGCTCGCGGCTGCTCGATGCACGGGTGCTTCCCGGCGCACTGCTGCTCGACGACCGCGGTATCGACCGCAGCGTGCACGACATCCCGCTCGATCGCGAGCTGGTGGTCTACTGCAACTGCCCGAACGAGGTGTCCGCGGCCAGGGTCGCCAAAATCCTGATCGCGCAGGGTTACCGCCGGGTACGTCCGTTGCTTGGCGGCCTGGATGCGTGGGACGCGGCCGGCTATCCGGTCGATCGGCTGCCCGCGCCGGTGGGCGTTGCGGATGACGGAGTCGCACGCGCCACCGGCTGA
- the kdpB gene encoding potassium-transporting ATPase subunit KdpB has translation MTARTQAASGFHRELVLAAVADAFRKLSPRVQFRNPVMFVVFVCSVLTTLLWAQALAGHGEAPIGFIFWVSLWLWFTLLFANFAEALAEGRGKAQANALRGSRKDVIAKKLATADRHAAITFVPSSELRCGHQVLVEAGEQMPGDGEVVIGAASVDESAITGESAPVIRESGGDRSAVTGGTRVLSDWLVVRITSNPGESFLDRMIAMVEGSKRRKTPNEIALTILLAKFTLIFLLACATLLPYSIYSVQAAGSGSPITLTVLIALLVCLIPTTIGALLSAIGIAGMDRMIRANVIATSGRAVEAAGDVDVLLLDKTGTITLGNRQAVAFLPTPGVEESILAEAAQLASLADETPEGRSVVVLAKDRFGLREQQLETLQAQFVPFAAQTRMSGVDIGTRLIRKGALDAVEKYLEANRSHLPPSVRRMAEDIARRGATPLIVTEGATALGVIELKDIVKGGIKERFAEMRRMGIKTIMITGDNPLTAAAIAAEAGVDDFLAEATPEAKLKLIRSIQAENRLVAMCGDGTNDAPALAQADVAVAMNTGTQAAKEAGNMVDLDSNPTKLIEVVEIGKQMLITRGALTTFSISNDIAKYFAIIPAAFATTYPALDTLNVMHLATPQSAILSAVIFNALIIICLIPLALKGVKYRALGAAALLRRNLLVYGLGGIAVPFVGIKLIDLSLVLLGLS, from the coding sequence ATGACCGCACGTACCCAAGCTGCAAGTGGCTTCCATCGCGAGCTGGTGCTCGCGGCCGTTGCCGATGCGTTCCGCAAACTGTCACCGCGGGTGCAGTTTCGCAATCCGGTGATGTTCGTGGTGTTCGTGTGCAGCGTGCTGACCACCCTGCTATGGGCGCAGGCGCTCGCCGGCCACGGCGAGGCGCCCATCGGTTTCATCTTCTGGGTCAGCTTGTGGCTGTGGTTCACCCTGCTGTTCGCGAACTTCGCCGAGGCGCTGGCGGAAGGGCGCGGCAAGGCGCAGGCCAATGCGCTGCGCGGCTCGCGCAAGGATGTCATCGCGAAGAAGCTGGCTACGGCTGACCGCCATGCGGCGATCACCTTCGTGCCGTCCAGCGAGTTGCGCTGCGGTCACCAGGTGCTGGTCGAGGCGGGCGAGCAGATGCCTGGCGACGGCGAGGTGGTGATCGGCGCGGCCAGCGTGGACGAGAGCGCGATCACCGGCGAATCCGCGCCGGTGATCCGCGAATCCGGCGGCGACCGCAGCGCGGTCACCGGAGGCACCCGCGTGCTGTCGGACTGGCTGGTGGTGCGCATCACCAGCAATCCGGGCGAGAGTTTTCTCGACCGCATGATCGCGATGGTGGAAGGTTCCAAACGGCGCAAGACGCCGAACGAGATCGCACTGACCATCCTGCTGGCCAAGTTCACCCTGATCTTCCTGCTCGCCTGCGCCACCCTGCTGCCGTATTCGATCTACAGCGTGCAGGCCGCCGGCAGCGGCAGCCCGATCACGCTCACGGTGCTGATTGCGCTGCTGGTGTGCCTGATCCCCACCACCATCGGCGCGTTGCTGTCGGCGATCGGCATCGCCGGCATGGACCGGATGATCCGCGCCAACGTGATCGCCACCTCCGGCCGCGCGGTGGAGGCGGCCGGCGACGTCGACGTGCTGTTGCTGGACAAGACCGGCACGATCACCCTGGGCAACCGCCAGGCGGTGGCGTTCCTGCCCACGCCCGGCGTGGAGGAGAGCATCCTGGCCGAAGCCGCGCAGCTCGCCTCGCTGGCCGACGAGACGCCGGAAGGGCGCAGCGTGGTGGTGCTGGCGAAGGACCGGTTCGGCCTGCGCGAGCAGCAGCTAGAGACCCTGCAGGCGCAGTTCGTGCCGTTCGCTGCGCAGACCCGCATGAGCGGCGTGGACATCGGTACGCGCCTCATCCGCAAGGGCGCGCTGGATGCGGTGGAGAAGTACCTGGAGGCCAACCGCAGCCACCTGCCGCCGTCGGTCAGGCGGATGGCCGAGGACATCGCGCGGCGCGGCGCCACCCCGCTGATCGTCACCGAGGGCGCGACCGCGCTGGGCGTGATCGAGCTGAAGGACATCGTCAAGGGCGGCATCAAGGAGCGCTTCGCCGAGATGCGTCGGATGGGCATCAAGACCATCATGATCACCGGCGACAACCCGCTCACCGCCGCGGCCATCGCGGCCGAGGCCGGCGTCGACGACTTCCTCGCCGAGGCCACGCCGGAAGCCAAGCTGAAACTGATCCGCAGCATCCAGGCCGAGAACCGGCTGGTGGCGATGTGCGGCGACGGCACCAACGACGCGCCGGCACTGGCGCAGGCCGACGTGGCGGTGGCGATGAACACCGGCACGCAGGCCGCGAAGGAGGCCGGAAACATGGTCGACCTCGACTCCAACCCGACCAAGCTGATCGAGGTGGTGGAGATCGGCAAGCAGATGCTGATCACCCGCGGCGCGCTGACCACGTTCTCGATCTCCAACGACATCGCCAAGTACTTCGCGATCATCCCGGCCGCATTCGCCACCACCTACCCGGCGCTCGATACGCTCAACGTGATGCATCTGGCCACGCCGCAGAGCGCGATCCTGTCGGCGGTGATCTTCAATGCACTGATCATCATCTGCCTGATCCCGCTGGCGCTGAAGGGCGTGAAGTACCGCGCGCTCGGCGCCGCCGCGCTGCTGCGCCGCAACCTGCTGGTCTACGGGCTGGGCGGCATCGCGGTGCCGTTTGTCGGCATCAAGCTGATCGACCTGTCGCTGGTCCTGCTGGGGCTGTCCTGA
- the kdpA gene encoding potassium-transporting ATPase subunit KdpA, whose amino-acid sequence MTTNDFLQTGLFLLVLLLLVKPVGSYMTLVFAEAPNRITRFGGHAERGIYRLCGISSTEEMGWKRYALAMLLFNVLGLLAVYALQRTQPWLPLNPQHFAAVSPDSAMNTAISFASNTNWQGYAGESTMSYLTQMLGLAVQNFLSAATGIAVLVAVVRGFSRRSASGLGSFWVDLTRSTLYVLLPLSLLMSLLLVSQGVVQNFRPYVDVPVLQASSYSTTAQDAAGHDVSMQTAVSTQTLPMGPAASQIAIKLLGTNGGGFFNANSAHPYENPTPFSNFVEMLAIFLIPGGLCVMFGKLVGDRRQGWAILATMLLIFVPLAIGLVAAEQAGNPALHGLAVDARATALQAGGNMEGKETRFGIASSGLFAAITTAASCGAVNAMHDSLTPLGGLVPMWLMQLGEVIFGGVGSGLYGMLAFAVVVVFIAGLMVGRTPEYLGKKIEAYEMKMASLAVLLPCALVVIGTAIAVMVPAGAAGVANPGAHGFSEILYAVSSASNNNGSAFGGLSADTPFWNTLLGACMFFARFPLAIAMLAMAGSLAAKRHVPESAGTLPTHTPLFVTLLACVVIVVGALTFLPALALGPIAESLMSGH is encoded by the coding sequence ATGACCACCAACGACTTCCTGCAGACCGGCCTGTTCCTGCTCGTCTTGCTGTTGCTGGTGAAGCCGGTCGGCAGCTACATGACGCTGGTGTTCGCCGAGGCGCCGAACCGCATCACCCGCTTCGGCGGCCACGCGGAGCGCGGCATCTATCGCCTGTGCGGCATCAGCAGCACCGAGGAGATGGGCTGGAAGCGCTACGCGTTGGCCATGCTGCTGTTCAACGTGCTCGGCCTGTTGGCCGTCTATGCGCTGCAGCGGACACAGCCATGGCTGCCGCTGAACCCGCAGCACTTCGCCGCGGTGTCGCCGGATTCGGCGATGAACACCGCGATCAGCTTCGCCAGCAATACCAACTGGCAGGGCTACGCCGGCGAATCGACGATGAGCTACCTGACCCAGATGCTGGGCCTGGCGGTGCAGAACTTCCTCTCCGCGGCGACCGGCATCGCGGTGCTGGTGGCGGTGGTGCGCGGCTTCAGCCGGCGCAGTGCGAGCGGCCTGGGCAGCTTCTGGGTCGACCTCACGCGCAGCACGCTGTACGTGCTGCTGCCCTTGTCGCTGCTGATGAGCCTGCTGCTGGTCTCGCAGGGCGTGGTGCAGAACTTCAGGCCGTATGTCGACGTGCCGGTGCTGCAGGCGAGCAGTTATTCGACGACCGCGCAGGACGCCGCCGGCCACGACGTGAGCATGCAGACGGCGGTCAGCACGCAAACCCTGCCGATGGGTCCGGCCGCCTCACAGATCGCGATCAAGCTGCTCGGCACCAACGGTGGCGGCTTCTTCAATGCGAACTCGGCGCATCCGTACGAGAACCCCACGCCGTTCTCCAATTTCGTCGAGATGCTGGCGATCTTCCTGATCCCCGGCGGCCTGTGTGTGATGTTCGGCAAGCTGGTGGGCGACCGGCGGCAGGGCTGGGCGATCCTCGCCACCATGCTGCTGATCTTCGTCCCGTTGGCGATCGGCCTGGTCGCGGCGGAGCAGGCCGGCAACCCGGCGCTGCATGGACTGGCGGTGGATGCCCGCGCCACGGCGCTGCAGGCCGGCGGCAACATGGAGGGCAAGGAGACGCGCTTCGGCATCGCCTCGTCCGGCCTGTTCGCGGCGATCACCACGGCCGCCTCGTGCGGCGCGGTGAACGCGATGCACGATTCGCTGACCCCGCTCGGCGGCCTGGTGCCGATGTGGCTGATGCAGCTGGGCGAGGTGATCTTCGGCGGTGTCGGTTCGGGCCTGTACGGCATGCTCGCCTTTGCCGTGGTGGTGGTGTTCATCGCCGGGCTGATGGTGGGCCGCACGCCGGAATACCTCGGCAAGAAGATCGAAGCCTACGAAATGAAGATGGCCAGCCTTGCGGTGCTGCTGCCGTGCGCGCTGGTGGTGATCGGCACGGCGATCGCGGTGATGGTGCCGGCCGGCGCAGCGGGTGTGGCCAATCCCGGCGCACACGGTTTCAGCGAGATCCTTTACGCGGTCAGCTCGGCTTCCAACAACAACGGCAGCGCGTTCGGCGGGCTGTCGGCCGACACGCCGTTCTGGAACACGCTGCTGGGTGCCTGCATGTTCTTCGCACGCTTTCCGCTGGCCATCGCGATGCTGGCGATGGCCGGCTCGCTCGCCGCCAAACGGCATGTGCCCGAATCGGCCGGCACGCTGCCCACGCACACGCCGCTGTTCGTCACGCTGCTGGCCTGTGTGGTGATCGTGGTCGGCGCGCTGACCTTTCTGCCGGCACTGGCCCTGGGGCCGATCGCCGAATCCCTGATGTCGGGACACTGA
- the kdpC gene encoding potassium-transporting ATPase subunit KdpC: MNKLLRQSLVLLLLMAVITGVLYPLAATGLAQLIFPQQASGSLIVRNGKPVGSVLIGQSFTDPKYFWGRPSATAPNAYNAGASSGSNLGPTNPALTEAVKQRIVALRAADPGNQALVPVDLVTASGSGLDPEISPAAVQYQLARVARVRGLDPARVQALVNACTRGRQFGLLGEPRVNVLQLNLALDAAQTHGS, translated from the coding sequence ATGAACAAACTATTGCGCCAATCCTTGGTCCTGCTGTTGCTGATGGCCGTGATCACCGGCGTGCTGTATCCGCTGGCGGCCACCGGGCTGGCCCAGCTGATCTTCCCGCAGCAAGCCAGCGGCAGCCTCATCGTGAGGAACGGCAAGCCGGTCGGCTCCGTGCTGATCGGTCAGTCATTTACCGACCCCAAGTATTTCTGGGGCCGGCCGTCGGCGACCGCGCCGAATGCATATAACGCGGGTGCTTCGTCGGGCTCCAACCTCGGCCCGACCAACCCGGCGCTGACCGAGGCGGTGAAGCAGCGCATCGTCGCGCTGCGTGCGGCCGACCCGGGCAACCAGGCACTGGTGCCGGTGGACCTGGTCACCGCCTCGGGCAGCGGGCTCGATCCGGAAATCAGTCCCGCCGCGGTGCAGTACCAGCTGGCGCGGGTGGCAAGGGTGCGCGGGCTGGATCCTGCGCGGGTGCAGGCGCTGGTGAACGCCTGCACCCGCGGCCGCCAGTTCGGCCTGCTCGGCGAACCGCGGGTGAACGTGCTGCAGCTCAACCTGGCGCTGGATGCGGCGCAGACGCATGGCAGCTGA
- the kdpF gene encoding K(+)-transporting ATPase subunit F, giving the protein MNVLYVLATLIAVALTGYLCVALLKPEWFE; this is encoded by the coding sequence ATGAATGTCCTTTATGTCCTCGCCACGCTGATCGCGGTGGCGTTGACCGGCTACCTGTGCGTGGCCCTGCTCAAGCCGGAGTGGTTCGAATGA
- a CDS encoding sensor histidine kinase KdpD, with translation MSEPSREARADALLGTAHDDSRRLKVFLGAAAGVGKTYAMLSAARELKRQGVDVVVGLVETHGRAETAALLEGLEVLPRRKVNYQGRDFTEFDLDAALERRPAVLLVDELAHSNLPGGRHERRWQDIAELLDAGIEVYTALNVQHLESLHDQVRRITGVSVRERVPDAFLDRARDIVLVDLPPRELIGRLKQGKVYVPETAAAALDAFFSPTNLGALRELAMDTMARHVDSDLRESMLARGGTMPVRRRVLAAIDGHAQSEYLVRVARRIAERRGAPWSVAFVDTGARLEPARRERLEAALRLARRLGGDTVVLRGATIADELLAHADREGVGQILLGRTRERLLARMVGRSLTQQLLRRGAHLELTIIATPSERAASRRRLRFPGGRGSRGEYAYATLATLVALALSFVADRYLSVANLSLIFLTAVLAVAVRTRMAVAVYTAILCFLGDNFFFAPPRYTLAIANFDDVLAVSLFLIVALVCSHLATRLASQVESLRSAQVQSRALLALGQRLATSADAEGIRKVGAAALAQALRGEAAILVRDAGSRLQVAACAPREFALSAQDLAAADWSERHAAQAGRHTDTLNAAPCWMLPFGGEDNRLGVAALHFAADSSAPDQEQRSLALAMVQDIGQALERARLADELEGARVQGETERLRNALLSSVSHDLRSPLASMIGAADTLASYGEQLPPGERRELLEAILGEGQRLDRYIQNLLDMTRLGHGTLKLNRDWTDVAEIVAAAVGRLCKLFPTLRVETMLPSDTLLLFVHPALIEQALFNILENAARFSPADEAVQLVVRGEGDRLLIDVSDRGPGIPEAERALIFDMFYSVSRGDRASQGTGLGLAICRGMIGAHGGSVEALPRDGGGTTIRITLPLPPPPDRAP, from the coding sequence ATGAGCGAGCCCTCCCGCGAAGCACGCGCCGATGCCCTGCTCGGTACGGCGCACGACGACAGCCGGCGGCTGAAGGTGTTCCTCGGCGCCGCGGCGGGCGTGGGCAAGACCTACGCCATGCTGTCGGCTGCGCGTGAATTGAAGCGGCAGGGCGTGGACGTGGTGGTAGGCCTGGTCGAGACGCACGGGCGCGCCGAGACGGCGGCGCTGCTGGAAGGGCTGGAGGTGCTGCCGCGTCGGAAGGTGAACTACCAGGGCCGCGATTTCACGGAGTTCGATCTGGATGCCGCGCTGGAGCGCCGGCCGGCCGTGCTGCTGGTGGACGAACTGGCCCACAGCAACCTGCCCGGCGGGCGGCATGAGCGGCGTTGGCAGGACATCGCCGAGCTGCTCGACGCCGGCATCGAGGTATACACCGCGCTCAACGTGCAGCATCTGGAGAGCCTCCATGACCAGGTGCGGCGGATCACCGGGGTCAGCGTGCGCGAGCGGGTGCCGGATGCGTTCCTCGACCGCGCCCGCGACATCGTGCTGGTCGACCTGCCGCCGCGCGAGCTGATCGGGCGGCTGAAGCAGGGCAAGGTCTATGTGCCGGAGACCGCGGCGGCGGCGCTGGATGCTTTCTTCTCGCCGACCAACCTGGGCGCGCTGCGCGAGCTGGCGATGGACACCATGGCCAGACACGTCGACAGCGACCTGCGCGAGTCGATGCTGGCGCGCGGCGGCACGATGCCGGTACGCCGCCGCGTGCTGGCGGCAATCGATGGCCATGCGCAGAGCGAATACCTGGTGCGCGTGGCACGGCGCATCGCCGAGCGCCGCGGCGCGCCGTGGAGCGTGGCCTTCGTCGACACCGGCGCGCGGCTGGAGCCGGCCCGGCGCGAGCGGCTGGAGGCGGCGCTGCGGCTGGCGCGCCGGCTCGGCGGCGACACCGTGGTGCTGCGCGGCGCGACCATCGCCGACGAATTGCTGGCGCATGCCGACCGCGAGGGCGTGGGCCAGATCCTGCTGGGACGTACCCGCGAGCGCCTGCTGGCACGCATGGTAGGCCGCTCGCTGACCCAGCAGCTGCTGCGCCGCGGCGCGCACCTGGAGCTGACCATCATCGCCACGCCGAGCGAGCGGGCGGCGTCGCGGCGACGGCTGCGTTTTCCCGGCGGGCGGGGTTCGCGCGGCGAATACGCCTACGCCACGCTCGCCACGTTGGTCGCGTTGGCGCTGTCCTTTGTCGCCGATCGCTACCTGTCGGTGGCCAACCTGTCGCTGATCTTCCTCACCGCAGTGCTGGCGGTGGCGGTGCGAACGCGCATGGCGGTGGCCGTCTATACCGCCATCCTATGTTTCCTCGGCGACAACTTTTTCTTCGCGCCGCCACGCTACACGCTGGCGATCGCGAATTTCGACGATGTGCTGGCGGTCAGCCTGTTCCTGATCGTGGCGCTGGTATGCAGCCACCTGGCGACGCGGCTGGCCAGCCAGGTGGAATCGCTGCGTTCCGCCCAGGTGCAGTCGCGCGCGCTGCTGGCGCTGGGCCAGCGGCTGGCCACCAGCGCCGATGCCGAGGGCATCCGCAAGGTCGGTGCGGCAGCCTTGGCGCAGGCCTTGCGCGGCGAGGCGGCGATCCTCGTCCGCGATGCCGGCAGCCGGTTGCAGGTAGCCGCCTGCGCACCGCGTGAATTCGCCTTGTCGGCGCAGGACCTGGCCGCCGCCGACTGGAGCGAACGGCACGCGGCACAGGCCGGGCGGCATACCGATACGCTCAACGCCGCGCCGTGCTGGATGCTGCCGTTCGGCGGCGAGGACAACCGGCTTGGCGTGGCCGCATTGCATTTTGCCGCGGACAGCAGCGCGCCCGACCAGGAGCAGCGCAGCCTGGCGCTGGCGATGGTGCAGGACATCGGCCAGGCACTGGAACGCGCGCGCCTGGCCGACGAACTGGAGGGAGCCCGCGTGCAGGGCGAGACCGAGCGCCTGCGCAACGCGCTGCTGTCGTCCGTATCGCATGACCTGCGTTCGCCGCTGGCCTCGATGATCGGCGCGGCCGACACGCTGGCCAGCTACGGCGAACAGTTGCCGCCGGGCGAGCGCCGCGAGCTGCTGGAGGCGATCCTGGGCGAGGGCCAGCGGCTGGACCGCTACATCCAGAACCTGCTCGACATGACCCGGCTCGGCCACGGTACGCTCAAGCTCAACCGCGACTGGACCGATGTCGCCGAGATCGTCGCCGCCGCGGTCGGCCGCCTGTGCAAGCTGTTTCCGACACTGCGAGTGGAGACCATGCTGCCGTCCGACACGCTGCTGCTGTTCGTGCATCCGGCATTGATCGAACAGGCGCTGTTCAACATCCTGGAGAATGCCGCGCGCTTCTCGCCGGCCGACGAAGCGGTGCAACTCGTGGTGCGCGGCGAGGGCGACCGGCTGCTGATCGACGTCAGCGACCGCGGCCCCGGCATCCCGGAGGCGGAGCGGGCGCTGATCTTCGACATGTTCTATTCGGTGTCGCGCGGCGACCGTGCCAGCCAGGGCACCGGCCTCGGCCTGGCGATCTGCCGCGGCATGATCGGTGCGCACGGCGGCAGCGTGGAGGCGTTGCCGCGCGACGGCGGCGGCACCACGATCCGTATTACCCTGCCGCTGCCCCCACCCCCCGACCGTGCGCCATGA